A region from the Lytechinus variegatus isolate NC3 chromosome 6, Lvar_3.0, whole genome shotgun sequence genome encodes:
- the LOC121416959 gene encoding uncharacterized protein LOC121416959 gives MSVMEDEQEVDISFPDYGFYSVQDEVSRRYSRTGKHEILAQKYDASLMKYRYSDETEKSSPYDKARSDSESPSPSDSAGSYQGVYSPQLAQRNEEVRDTLWNSSRKPRRSFIEDESTSTWISPGVHPGVTDPFEKDHRHPVAELKTSDQQFVFENAYQSNSWLEDDHHILDKTGTSDEEVRNECTDEDPRVEESYREPPPPYSVAVRSSKVPSSYRDIAPRLSEDLHELPDTGDLMEDLEGSEQDQELTYHNSDLEEPVRPQVDISNQADVSVWAELVQIDESEDENPALHNSSGIITESKERRTSSPDRHIRFVLEAKRAKSDPEDITKTAVGINWMGSEDVQYSNRYETGGVGAYEEHQGGKTGLTPLVDEVFSYPSTSDNAAPTGDTGIYGLDNPSYAYDVEESYRNSTSIDHRRHTTQPLRSDMVHRQAIDWYGKGPVYDSSQSSTLDSVFTERSWSSEVGRPRAFRQKRRVYPKPRDPVGDLGDGLKSKSGRRAKDKDINRLHQSRSFNSPMTGSRGRGHRASKVSEDDLRRSIVKRELELFMQRKTGKDGHPNSRRVGSREKAEPTAASKHNKSVTEPTLLKLYDPQHRTHRHDKAGNHLPTQQAKADPRWVGPNSRTFSDDDIRKTVPLRNSGIGGKKDRPLTYPNDVNRPFSQLISREDNFDILNDLNRINKDRQPLQSQRHTRVPKQPLSSNDRHHSDRGDIVRRHDRGHHPTELRKPRDATGNMSQLPPKPQRQITRGDSQATGHIHPVGKPQLKSYQTRERHLPPSGRTRDGSGRTSGMPATSEFSARAVHPEPIPGNKPANEPARTDLERANPTNEAVPEVSRPEASRADSNNNQPGQKSDSGFSNYRFLSVMAALWFFPIGIWALRKSHQVDSRVKANDLPGARRASKSARNHAIAAFVVLGFIMLILIARLIEITIDPRKTFIQYYKIVPDEVDSI, from the exons ATGAGCGTTATGGAGGATGAACAGGAAGTTGATATCTCATTTCCGGATTACGGTTTTTACTCCGTTCAAGATGAGGTTAGCCGGAGATACAGCCGCACGGGGAAACACGAGATACTCGCCCAGAAATACGACGCTAGTCTTATGAAGTACAGGTACAGCGATGAGACAGAAAAGAGCTCCCCTTACGACAAAGCCCGATCTGATTCAGAGAGCCCATCCCCTTCGGATTCGGCCGGTAGTTACCAGGGTGTCTACTCGCCGCAATTGGCGCAGAGGAATGAAGAAGTCAGAGACACTCTGTGGAACTCCTCCAGGAAGCCCCGAAGATCCTTCATCGAGGACGAGTCCACGAGTACATGGATCTCACCCGGTGTGCATCCAGGGGTCACTGATCCTTTCGAGAAGGATCACCGACATCCTGTCGCCGAACTGAAAACCAGTGATCAACAATTTGTCTTTGAAAACGCCTATCAAAGCAACAGTTGGCTCGAGGATGACCATCACATCCTGGACAAAACTGGAACTTCAGATGAAGAGGTCCGCAACGAGTGTACTGACGAAGACCCACGCGTTGAGGAATCATATCGGGAACCGCCACCGCCATACTCTGTAGCTGTTCGTTCTTCGAAGGTTCCAAGTTCCTACCGGGATATTGCTCCTCGACTCTCGGAAGATCTCCACGAATTACCTGATACTGGCGACCTGATGGAAGATCTAGAAGGCTCAGAACAGGATCAGGAGTTGACATATCATAATAG tgACCTTGAAGAACCTGTCAGACCGCAAGTTGACATCAGCAACCAAGCTGATGTATCTGTTTGGGCAGAACTTGTACAAATTGACGAATCTGAAGATGAGAATCCAGCGCTTCACAACAGCAGCGGAATCATCACGGAGAGCAAGGAAAGGCGAACGAGCTCCCCCGATAGGCACATCCGGTTCGTCCTTGAGGCGAAACGAGCCAAAAGTGATCCTGAAGATATTACGAAAACTGCTGTTGGTATCAATTGGATGGGTTCTGAGGATGTACAGTATAGCAATCGCTATGAGACGGGCGGGGTCGGGGCTTATGAAGAACATCAAGGAGGCAAGACCGGCTTGACCCCACTTGTGGATGAAGTGTTCAGCTACCCAAGCACCTCTGACAATGCAGCACCAACTGGTGATACCGGAATCTATGGACTTGACAACCCTAGCTATGCCTATGACGTTGAAGAATCGTATAGAAATAGTACATCGATAGATCACCGGAGACATACAACTCAGCCACTCCGTTCGGACATGGTTCACCGACAAGCTATAGACTGGTATGGGAAGGGACCCGTCTATGATAGCTCACAGTCATCAACACTTGATAGCGTATTCACCGAACGCAGTTGGTCCTCAGAGGTAGGAAGACCAAGGGCGTTTCGTCAGAAGCGACGGGTTTACCCGAAACCTCGAGATCCAGTCGGAGACCTTGGTGATGGGTTGAAATCAAAATCAGGTAGACGTGCGAAAGACAAGGATATTAACCGCTTGCATCAAAGCAGATCATTTAATTCACCAATGACAGGCTCTCGAGGCAGGGGGCACAGAGCTTCAAAGGTGTCAGAAGATGACCTTCGCAGGTCTATTGTCAAACGGGAGCTGGAACTTTTTATGCAACGAAAAACGGGAAAAGATGGACATCCAAACAGCAGGCGGGTGGGGTCCCGAGAGAAGGCAGAGCCAACTGCTGCAAGTAAACACAATAAAAGTGTTACTGAACCAACTTTGTTAAAACTTTATGATCCACAGCACCGAACACACAGACATGACAAAGCAGGAAATCACCTTCCAACTCAGCAGGCGAAGGCGGATCCGCGATGGGTCGGACCTAATTCAAGAACGTTTTCAGACGATGACATCCGTAAAACTGTTCCTCTCAGAAATTCTGGCATCGGTGGAAAGAAAGATCGTCCCTTGACATACCCGAACGACGTGAACAGACCGTTCTCGCAACTCATTTCTCGGGAAGATAACTTTGACATTCTCAATGACCTCAATAGAATTAACAAAGACAGACAACCTCTGCAAAGTCAGCGACATACTCGGGTGCCAAAACAACCTCTTTCGTCAAACGATCGTCACCATTCCGACAGAGGCGACATTGTAAGGAGACATGATAGAGGACATCACCCAACTGAGCTAAGGAAACCACGTGACGCAACAGGAAATATGTCACAACTTCCTCCGAAACCACAGCGCCAAATAACTCGAGGCGATTCACAAGCAACTGGTCATATTCATCCAGTGGGAAAGCCTCAATTAAAGTCATATCAAACTCGTGAAAGACATTTACCACCGAGTGGCCGAACAAGGGACGGCAGCGGAAGAACTTCGGGAATGCCAGCAACTTCGGAATTTTCAGCAAGAGCCGTGCATCCAGAGCCCATACCTGGCAATAAACCGGCAAATGAACCAGCAAGGACTGACCTCGAGAGAGCTAACCCGACCAATGAGGCTGTTCCAGAAGTATCACGCCCAGAAGCAAGCCGGGCAGATAGTAACAACAACCAACCTGGCCAGAAGTCCGATTCGGGTTTTTCAAATTATCGTTTCCTCTCCGTAATGGCCGCGTTGTGGTTCTTCCCAATCGGGATATGGGCTCTCAGGAAATCACATCAG GTTGACTCCCGTGTGAAGGCCAACGATTTACCTGGTGCGAGAAGAGCATCCAAATCAGCGAGAAACCATGCAATTGCAGCTTTCGTCGTCCTGGGTTTCATCATGCTCATCCTGATTGCCCGGTTGATAGAAATTACTATTGACCCTCGGAAAACATTCATTCAATATTACAAAATAGTGCCTGATGAAGTTGACAGCATATGA